The sequence below is a genomic window from Brooklawnia cerclae.
CATGGCGAGGAGCAACCGTGAACGCAATCGTGCGCTCGGTCCCGCAGGCATATGCCGTGCGGGTGTGTTGTCCCTGTCGTCACCGCTGACCGACCGCTCGTCCGCATCCGTATTGCCCGGAATCGAGCCGAGGCGCCAGCCCCGCGCTGATCCGACGATCGTGACCGCCCCCGGTTCGATCTGCCACCCTGTGCACACCGAACCACCGACGGCCCCTGTGATTCGTCACCCACCCGCGAAGGCTTCTTCCGAGCCGCGAAGCGGCGAGAAGTCGGTCCACCACACCACGAACACTCATCCGGCCTGAGGGCACAGCTCTTCGGCCGGACGGCGTCCGGCCCACCGGACGCCGAGTCCGAGCCGGTCGAATGGGCCTGCTCGTGCCATCCCCTGAGCGCTCGGGGACCGGTCACCCACGGTCCCCGAGCCCCGCGATCCGCCCGGCATCAGGCTGCCGGCCTCGCGGCCACCCGGCCTGTTGGAATCGTCTGTGTCGACAAGGAGAGACATGTCACACGTCCACTCGAACACAACCGAGTCGATCGGATCGGCCTGGGCGCCTCCGAACCCACGCGTGGTCGTCCGCCAAGCCGGTCACGACGAGTTCGGGGCGATCGGTGACGTGCTGGACCGCGCCTACGACACGTCCTACGGCATCGACGACGACTACCGCGACGAACTGCATCACCTGGAGCGCTTCGACGGGCTGGCCGACGTGTGGGCGGCGCGCATCGACGACGACCTCGTCGGAGCGCTCATCACGCCTGCCGCCGGTCAACCGAGCAACTACGTGGTGGATCCGCCCGTTCCCGAGATCGGCTTCCGCATGCTCGGCGTCGATCCCGCGGGACGGGGCAAGGGCGTCGCGAAAGCCCTCATCGCGCACGTGATCGAGTTGGGACGCGAGCGCGGCGCCCAGCGTGTCGGGATCTACTCGGCCGAGCACATGCTGCAGGCCCATGCGATGTATCGCAGGCTGGGTTTCGTGCGACAGCCGTGGCGCGACTCGCACATACCCGGCTCCGACGTGCCCCTGTTCGCATTCGTTCTCGACATTCCCGAGGAGCAGAAATGACCACAGAAACCACCGTCCTGCCACAGGCCGATCCCGTCGATTTCGAGAAGTACGGAGAGGCGTCGGGCTGGGCGAAGAACGCGAAGCCCGAGGACAAGGGAGCCTTCGTCCGCACCG
It includes:
- a CDS encoding GNAT family N-acetyltransferase, whose translation is MSHVHSNTTESIGSAWAPPNPRVVVRQAGHDEFGAIGDVLDRAYDTSYGIDDDYRDELHHLERFDGLADVWAARIDDDLVGALITPAAGQPSNYVVDPPVPEIGFRMLGVDPAGRGKGVAKALIAHVIELGRERGAQRVGIYSAEHMLQAHAMYRRLGFVRQPWRDSHIPGSDVPLFAFVLDIPEEQK